From Pseudomonas vanderleydeniana, the proteins below share one genomic window:
- a CDS encoding DUF748 domain-containing protein, whose translation MSKGLKRALGALLTVLALYTVLGFFILPGVVLRIANQQLANYATVPAKLQRLELNPFSLEVTLWGLNIGEPGKEQVSFERLYVNLQIDSLWTHALHLADIQLDTPHAEIIFNKDGTLNLAQLFKLPASEPTPADPNAKPFPVRVDQITLAGGYVHFQDLRPSEPIEFLYDKLDLQLKHLSTLPDDSADMVLVAAGPEGGRIDWKGNFSLAPITSEGSLKVTDGKMKLWWPYVRDALPLVLEDGILNLSTDYKLSLAKETEMQLSNASVSVAPFAIKAPDGRPLARLERLDVSETTVDLAKQQVVVGKIHSNKLETWAAREADGQLDWQKLFASQPAKPEEKKPQPATADAPPPAPAAPSKPWQVLLKDVQLRDYRVHLADRANKTPVALEVGPLNLDLQNFDSLNQSPFTLKLDTGLGKQGKVLASGQVNLSPISAKLKVNTKDIDLRVAQAYVEPFIRLEVRSGMLGSDLDVNLKSVDPLAFSVTGRAQVDQMHTLDTLKSRDFVKWQKLQVDGLNYQHGDSLSIDKVSLYQPYARFMINDDRTTNVDDLLIPQPASSGRKPAAKPAPSNSKPLGIHIGGIAINDGSANFADFSLTPNFATAIQQLNGQIGTIDSRQAKPADVDVKGKVDRYAPVTIKGALNPFDPMASLDIATSFKRVELTTLTPYSGKFAGYRIRKGRLNLDLHYLITKGQLKAENKLVVEQLQLGEKVDSPDAVDLPIKLAIALLKDVDGKISIELPVSGDLNNPQFSVMPIVWQTLRNLIVRAAAAPFKFIGGLIAGGDAQDLSNVAFAPGSSDLSKDAESSLSKLADALKERPNLRLEIEGTSAQSSDGMLIAQQRLEREYQATYYKMLQRRGDKVPAQAAQLQVPEDEKAPMLEGIYRNLIKQQPPAEWAQLSRDERTAKLRDGVLKNWSGNTVLLRKLGQDRASSIKDFLVDKGQLADDRVYFIDATIGDAESDGRVVTPLHLDSE comes from the coding sequence ATGTCCAAAGGATTGAAACGCGCCCTCGGCGCCTTGCTGACCGTCCTCGCGCTGTACACCGTGCTGGGCTTTTTCATCCTGCCGGGCGTGGTGCTGCGCATCGCCAACCAGCAGCTGGCAAACTACGCCACGGTGCCGGCCAAGCTCCAGCGCCTGGAACTCAACCCGTTCAGCCTGGAGGTCACGCTGTGGGGCCTGAACATCGGCGAGCCGGGCAAGGAGCAGGTGTCGTTCGAACGCCTGTACGTCAACCTGCAGATCGACAGCCTCTGGACACACGCCCTGCACCTGGCGGATATCCAGCTCGACACGCCACACGCTGAAATCATCTTCAACAAGGACGGCACGCTGAACCTGGCGCAGTTGTTCAAGCTGCCCGCCAGCGAACCGACCCCGGCCGATCCGAACGCCAAGCCGTTCCCGGTACGCGTCGACCAGATCACCCTGGCCGGTGGCTACGTGCACTTCCAGGACCTGCGCCCCAGCGAGCCCATCGAATTCCTCTACGACAAGCTGGACCTGCAGCTGAAACACCTCAGCACCCTCCCCGACGACAGCGCCGACATGGTACTGGTGGCCGCTGGTCCCGAGGGTGGGCGAATCGACTGGAAAGGCAATTTCAGCCTGGCGCCGATCACCTCCGAAGGCTCGCTGAAAGTCACCGACGGCAAGATGAAGCTCTGGTGGCCGTATGTACGTGACGCCCTGCCGCTGGTACTCGAAGACGGCATCCTGAACCTCAGCACCGACTACAAGCTCAGCCTCGCCAAGGAAACCGAGATGCAGCTGAGCAACGCCTCGGTCAGCGTTGCCCCGTTCGCCATCAAGGCACCTGATGGTCGTCCCCTGGCGCGCCTGGAGCGCCTGGACGTGAGCGAAACCACCGTCGACCTGGCCAAGCAACAGGTGGTGGTCGGCAAGATCCACAGCAACAAACTGGAAACCTGGGCCGCCCGCGAAGCCGACGGGCAGTTGGATTGGCAGAAACTGTTCGCCAGCCAACCGGCCAAGCCCGAGGAAAAGAAACCGCAGCCAGCCACCGCCGACGCGCCGCCACCTGCGCCTGCCGCACCGAGCAAGCCCTGGCAGGTGCTGCTCAAGGACGTGCAACTGCGTGACTACCGCGTGCACCTGGCCGACCGGGCCAACAAGACACCGGTCGCGCTCGAGGTCGGCCCACTGAACCTGGACCTGCAGAACTTCGACAGCCTCAACCAGTCGCCCTTCACCCTCAAGCTCGATACCGGGCTGGGCAAGCAGGGCAAGGTCCTCGCCAGCGGCCAGGTCAACCTGAGCCCCATCAGCGCGAAGCTCAAGGTCAACACCAAGGACATCGACCTGCGGGTGGCCCAGGCCTACGTCGAGCCGTTCATCCGCCTGGAAGTACGCAGCGGCATGCTCGGTAGCGACCTCGACGTCAACCTGAAAAGCGTCGACCCGCTGGCCTTCAGCGTTACCGGCCGAGCCCAGGTCGACCAGATGCACACGCTCGACACCCTCAAGAGCCGGGACTTCGTGAAGTGGCAGAAGCTGCAGGTGGACGGCCTGAACTACCAGCACGGTGACAGCCTGTCGATCGACAAGGTCAGCCTGTACCAGCCCTACGCGCGCTTCATGATCAACGACGACCGCACCACCAACGTCGATGACCTGCTGATCCCGCAACCCGCCAGCAGTGGCAGGAAGCCCGCCGCCAAGCCGGCGCCGTCGAACAGCAAGCCGCTGGGCATCCATATCGGCGGTATCGCCATCAATGACGGCTCGGCCAACTTCGCCGACTTCAGCCTGACGCCGAACTTCGCCACCGCCATCCAGCAGCTCAACGGCCAGATCGGCACCATCGACAGCCGCCAGGCGAAACCGGCGGACGTCGACGTCAAGGGCAAGGTCGACCGTTATGCGCCGGTGACCATCAAGGGCGCACTGAACCCGTTCGACCCGATGGCCAGCCTGGATATCGCCACCAGCTTCAAGCGTGTCGAGCTGACCACGCTGACGCCCTACTCCGGCAAATTCGCCGGCTATCGCATCCGCAAGGGCCGGCTCAACCTCGACCTGCACTACCTGATCACCAAGGGCCAGCTCAAGGCCGAGAACAAGCTGGTGGTCGAGCAACTGCAACTGGGCGAGAAAGTCGACAGCCCGGATGCCGTCGACCTGCCGATCAAGCTGGCCATTGCCCTGCTCAAGGACGTCGATGGCAAGATCTCCATCGAGCTGCCGGTTTCCGGCGACCTGAACAATCCGCAATTCAGCGTAATGCCGATCGTCTGGCAGACCCTGCGTAACCTGATCGTCCGTGCGGCGGCGGCGCCCTTCAAGTTCATCGGCGGCCTGATTGCCGGTGGTGATGCCCAGGACCTGAGCAACGTCGCGTTTGCACCAGGCTCCAGCGACCTGAGCAAGGACGCCGAATCGTCACTGAGCAAACTGGCCGACGCACTGAAAGAACGGCCCAACCTGCGCCTGGAAATCGAAGGCACCAGCGCCCAGAGCAGCGACGGCATGCTGATCGCCCAGCAGCGCCTGGAGCGCGAGTACCAGGCGACCTACTACAAGATGCTCCAGCGTCGTGGCGACAAGGTCCCGGCCCAGGCGGCACAACTGCAGGTGCCGGAAGACGAGAAGGCTCCGATGCTGGAAGGCATCTACCGCAACCTGATCAAACAGCAGCCACCGGCTGAATGGGCACAGCTGAGCCGCGACGAGCGCACCGCCAAGCTGCGCGACGGCGTGCTGAAGAACTGGAGCGGCAACACCGTGCTCCTGCGCAAGTTGGGCCAGGATCGCGCCAGCAGCATCAAGGACTTCCTGGTGGACAAGGGACAGTTGGCAGACGATCGTGTGTACTTCATCGACGCCACCATCGGCGATGCCGAAAGTGATGGCCGCGTCGTTACCCCCCTGCACCTGGACAGCGAGTAA
- a CDS encoding DUF2845 domain-containing protein: MPKRFIFSLAAILLMAGQAHASTLRCEKGLISYGDSTYDVTTKCGQPVAVIDKGYIEVRHGNRRDGVKVEEWIYTPSGGMKQSLRFEGGQLVDIRSTRSP, translated from the coding sequence ATGCCAAAACGCTTCATCTTCAGCCTGGCGGCCATCCTGTTGATGGCAGGCCAGGCCCACGCCTCCACCCTGCGTTGCGAAAAGGGCCTGATCAGCTACGGCGACAGCACCTACGACGTGACCACCAAGTGTGGCCAGCCGGTGGCGGTGATCGACAAGGGCTACATCGAGGTGCGCCACGGCAACCGTCGGGACGGAGTCAAGGTCGAGGAATGGATCTACACGCCCAGCGGTGGCATGAAGCAGTCGCTGCGCTTCGAGGGCGGCCAGCTGGTGGATATCCGCAGTACCCGCAGCCCTTGA
- a CDS encoding BON domain-containing protein translates to MKKFAIATAAATALTLTLANAAFAAEQTQASKPMMIAAGEVTKAKEETSDTWITTKVKADLLTEKGIPGSDIKVETEKGVVSLSSEKKVTSAQKETAVHIAKNIKGVKGVTAEALKTE, encoded by the coding sequence ATGAAAAAGTTCGCTATCGCTACCGCAGCTGCCACCGCTCTGACTCTGACCCTGGCCAATGCTGCCTTCGCGGCTGAACAGACTCAGGCTTCCAAGCCGATGATGATCGCCGCCGGTGAAGTCACCAAGGCCAAGGAAGAGACCTCCGATACCTGGATCACTACCAAAGTCAAAGCTGACCTGCTGACCGAGAAAGGTATTCCTGGCAGCGATATCAAAGTCGAAACCGAGAAAGGCGTCGTGTCGCTGTCTTCGGAGAAGAAGGTGACCTCGGCCCAGAAAGAGACCGCGGTGCATATCGCCAAGAACATCAAGGGCGTGAAAGGCGTTACTGCCGAAGCTCTGAAAACCGAGTAA
- the pnp gene encoding polyribonucleotide nucleotidyltransferase — protein sequence MNPVIKKFQFGQSTVTLETGRIARQASGAVLVTVDDDVSVLVTVVGAKQADPGKGFFPLSVHYQEKTYAAGKIPGGFFKREGRPSEKETLTSRLIDRPIRPLFPEGFMNEVQVVCTVVSTSKKTDPDIAAMIGTSAALAISGIPFDGPIGAARVAFHESTGYLLNPTYEQLKASSLDMVVAGTSEAVLMVESEAKELTEDQMLGAVLFAHDEFQAVIQAVKELAAEAAKPTWSWAPQAEASELLGAIRAEFGEAISQAYTITVKAERYARLDELREQVVAKLSGEEGQPSAGEVKAAFGEIEYRTVRENIVNGKPRIDGRDNRTVRPLNIEVGVLPKTHGSALFTRGETQALVVATLGTARDAQLLDTLEGEKKDPFMLHYNFPPFSVGECGRMGGAGRREIGHGRLARRSVQAMLPSDSDFPYTIRVVSEITESNGSSSMASVCGASLALMDAGVPMKAPVAGIAMGLVKEGEKFAVLTDILGDEDHLGDMDFKVAGTAKGVTALQMDIKIKGITEEIMEIALGQALEARLNILGQMNQVIGQSRSELSANAPTMISMKIDTDKIRDVIGKGGATIRAICEETKASIDIEDDGSIKIFGETKEAAEAARQRVLSITAEAEIGKIYLGKVERIVDFGAFVNILPGKDGLVHISMLSDARVEKVTDILKEGQEVEVLVLDVDNRGRIKLSIKDVAAAKASGV from the coding sequence GTGAACCCGGTAATCAAAAAATTCCAGTTCGGTCAGTCGACCGTAACCCTCGAGACTGGTCGCATCGCTCGCCAGGCTTCCGGCGCAGTGCTGGTCACCGTTGACGACGACGTCAGCGTGCTGGTGACCGTTGTTGGTGCCAAGCAAGCCGATCCGGGCAAGGGCTTCTTCCCCCTGTCCGTGCACTACCAGGAAAAGACCTACGCTGCCGGCAAGATCCCTGGCGGCTTCTTCAAGCGTGAAGGCCGTCCTTCCGAGAAAGAGACCCTGACCTCGCGCCTGATCGACCGTCCGATCCGTCCGCTGTTCCCTGAAGGTTTCATGAACGAAGTGCAGGTTGTCTGCACCGTCGTCTCCACCAGCAAGAAGACCGATCCGGACATCGCGGCGATGATCGGTACCTCGGCTGCCCTGGCTATCTCCGGTATCCCGTTCGACGGCCCGATCGGCGCCGCTCGCGTAGCTTTCCACGAAAGCACCGGCTACCTGCTGAACCCGACCTACGAACAATTGAAAGCCTCGAGCCTGGACATGGTCGTGGCCGGTACCTCCGAAGCGGTACTGATGGTCGAGTCGGAAGCCAAGGAACTGACCGAAGACCAGATGCTGGGCGCGGTACTGTTCGCCCACGACGAATTCCAGGCCGTTATCCAGGCCGTGAAGGAACTGGCTGCCGAAGCGGCCAAGCCAACCTGGAGCTGGGCTCCGCAAGCCGAAGCCAGCGAGCTGCTGGGTGCCATCCGCGCCGAATTCGGCGAAGCGATCTCCCAGGCCTATACCATCACCGTCAAGGCCGAGCGTTATGCGCGCCTGGACGAGCTGCGCGAGCAGGTCGTGGCCAAGCTGTCGGGCGAAGAAGGCCAGCCTTCCGCCGGTGAAGTCAAAGCCGCTTTCGGTGAAATCGAATACCGCACCGTTCGCGAAAACATCGTCAACGGCAAGCCACGTATCGACGGTCGCGACAACCGCACCGTGCGTCCGCTGAACATCGAAGTCGGTGTTCTGCCGAAGACCCACGGTTCGGCCCTGTTCACCCGTGGTGAAACCCAGGCGCTGGTGGTTGCCACGCTGGGTACCGCCCGTGACGCGCAACTGCTGGACACCCTCGAAGGCGAGAAGAAAGACCCCTTCATGCTGCACTACAACTTCCCACCGTTCTCGGTTGGCGAGTGTGGTCGCATGGGCGGTGCTGGCCGTCGTGAAATCGGTCACGGCCGTCTGGCCCGTCGTTCTGTCCAGGCCATGCTGCCAAGCGACAGCGACTTCCCGTACACCATCCGCGTGGTATCGGAAATCACCGAGTCCAACGGTTCCAGCTCCATGGCTTCGGTCTGCGGTGCTTCCCTGGCCCTGATGGACGCCGGTGTACCGATGAAGGCGCCAGTGGCCGGTATCGCCATGGGCCTGGTGAAGGAAGGCGAGAAGTTCGCCGTCCTGACCGACATCCTGGGTGACGAAGACCACCTGGGCGACATGGACTTCAAGGTAGCCGGTACCGCCAAGGGCGTCACCGCGCTGCAGATGGACATCAAGATCAAGGGCATCACCGAAGAGATCATGGAAATCGCCCTGGGCCAGGCCCTGGAAGCGCGCCTGAACATCCTCGGCCAGATGAACCAGGTGATCGGCCAGTCCCGTAGCGAGCTGTCCGCCAACGCCCCGACCATGATCTCGATGAAGATCGACACCGACAAGATCCGTGACGTGATCGGTAAAGGTGGCGCGACCATCCGTGCGATCTGCGAAGAGACCAAGGCTTCGATCGATATCGAAGACGACGGCTCGATCAAGATCTTCGGTGAGACCAAGGAAGCGGCCGAGGCAGCTCGCCAGCGCGTCCTGAGCATCACTGCAGAGGCCGAGATCGGCAAGATCTACCTGGGCAAGGTAGAGCGCATCGTCGACTTCGGTGCCTTCGTCAACATCCTGCCGGGCAAGGACGGTCTGGTGCACATCTCGATGCTGAGCGACGCTCGCGTAGAGAAAGTCACCGACATCCTGAAGGAAGGCCAGGAAGTTGAGGTGCTGGTGCTGGACGTGGACAACCGCGGCCGTATCAAGCTGTCCATCAAGGACGTCGCCGCTGCCAAGGCATCGGGCGTCTGA
- the rpsO gene encoding 30S ribosomal protein S15 encodes MALSVEEKAQIVADYQQAVGDTGSPEVQVALLTANINKLQGHFKANGKDHHSRRGLIRMVNQRRKLLDYLKGKDVTRYSTLIGRLGLRR; translated from the coding sequence ATGGCACTCAGCGTTGAAGAAAAAGCTCAGATCGTTGCCGACTACCAGCAAGCTGTTGGTGACACTGGTTCGCCAGAAGTGCAAGTTGCACTGCTGACCGCCAACATCAACAAGCTGCAAGGTCACTTCAAGGCCAACGGTAAAGACCACCACTCCCGTCGTGGTCTGATCCGCATGGTAAACCAGCGTCGTAAGCTGCTGGACTACCTGAAAGGCAAGGACGTGACTCGCTACAGCACCCTGATCGGTCGTCTGGGCCTGCGTCGCTGA
- the truB gene encoding tRNA pseudouridine(55) synthase TruB, whose product MAQVKRIRRNVSGIILLDKPLGFTSNAALQKVRWLLNAEKAGHTGSLDPLATGVLPLCFGEATKFSQYLLDSDKGYETLMQLGKTTSTADAEGEVLQTRPVTVGRADIDAVLPDFRGEISQIPPMYSALKRDGQPLYKLARAGEVVEREPRSVTIARLELLACEGDTARLAVECSKGTYIRTLVEDIGERLGCGAYVAELRRTQAGPFSLAQTVTLEELEAVHAEGGNEAVDRFLMPSDSGLQDWPLLKFSEHSAFYWLNGQPVRAPDAPKFGMVRVQDHNGRFIGIGEVSEDGRIAPRRLIRSE is encoded by the coding sequence GTGGCCCAGGTCAAACGTATCCGCCGCAACGTCAGCGGTATCATCCTGCTGGACAAGCCGCTGGGGTTCACCTCCAACGCGGCACTGCAGAAGGTTCGCTGGCTGCTCAACGCCGAGAAGGCCGGCCACACCGGCAGCCTCGACCCGCTGGCCACCGGCGTGCTGCCACTGTGCTTCGGCGAGGCGACCAAGTTCTCGCAATACCTGCTCGATTCCGACAAGGGTTATGAAACCCTGATGCAATTGGGCAAGACCACCAGCACGGCGGACGCCGAAGGCGAGGTTTTGCAGACTCGCCCGGTGACCGTTGGTCGTGCCGATATCGACGCGGTGCTGCCGGATTTTCGTGGTGAAATCAGTCAGATACCGCCCATGTACTCGGCCCTCAAGCGTGATGGGCAGCCGCTGTACAAGTTGGCTCGTGCAGGGGAAGTAGTGGAGCGCGAACCGCGTTCTGTTACTATTGCGCGCTTGGAATTGCTCGCCTGTGAAGGCGATACTGCCCGACTGGCAGTGGAGTGCAGCAAGGGCACCTATATTCGTACCCTGGTAGAGGATATCGGTGAGCGGCTCGGTTGCGGTGCGTATGTCGCCGAACTGCGTCGGACCCAGGCCGGTCCTTTCAGCCTGGCCCAGACGGTGACGCTCGAAGAGCTGGAAGCCGTGCATGCCGAAGGTGGCAACGAGGCGGTCGACCGCTTCCTGATGCCGTCGGACAGTGGCCTGCAGGATTGGCCTTTGCTCAAGTTTTCCGAGCACAGCGCGTTCTACTGGCTCAACGGCCAGCCAGTGCGTGCTCCGGACGCGCCGAAATTCGGCATGGTCCGGGTACAGGATCACAATGGTCGCTTCATCGGTATCGGTGAAGTGAGCGAAGACGGGCGCATCGCGCCGCGTCGACTGATTCGGTCAGAATGA
- the rbfA gene encoding 30S ribosome-binding factor RbfA, with protein sequence MAKEYSRTQRIGDQMQRELAQLIRREVKDPRVGLITITAVDVSRDVGHAKIYITVMGQDNLADIAQSIKVLNSAAGFLRMQLAREMKLRSVPQLHFHYDESVARGAHLSALIERAVAEDSLHGEGSDPQGAQPEDGRE encoded by the coding sequence ATGGCAAAAGAATATAGCCGTACCCAACGCATCGGCGATCAGATGCAGCGCGAGCTGGCCCAGCTGATCCGTCGTGAGGTCAAGGACCCGCGCGTCGGCCTGATCACCATCACCGCAGTCGATGTCAGCCGTGACGTCGGCCATGCGAAGATCTACATCACCGTGATGGGCCAGGACAACCTGGCAGACATCGCCCAGAGCATCAAGGTGCTCAACTCGGCGGCCGGGTTCCTGCGCATGCAGCTGGCCCGTGAAATGAAGCTGCGCAGCGTGCCGCAGTTGCACTTCCACTACGACGAAAGCGTTGCCCGTGGTGCCCACCTGTCGGCACTGATCGAGCGCGCCGTGGCCGAGGACAGCCTGCACGGCGAGGGCAGCGACCCTCAGGGCGCCCAACCAGAAGACGGTCGGGAGTAA
- the infB gene encoding translation initiation factor IF-2, giving the protein MTQVTVKQLADEVKTPVERLLQQMREAGLPHTAAEEHVSDSEKQSLLTHLKSSHKAKVEEPRKITLQRKTTSTLRVAGSKSISVEVRKKKVFVQRSPEEIEAERKREQEERRAVENAARQKAEEEAKRRAEEEARRQPAPAPVVEPVVEAVAAPAEVDEPVREAAPAAAPAPAADTRKREEPRRSDKSRGDENRRGDGERKNAPHRASVKEKAPAVRVAPRTTDEESDGFRRGGRGGGKAKPKKRNAHGFQSPTGPVVRDVKIGETITVADLAQQMSVKAAEIIKFMFKLGTPATINQVLDQETAQLVAEELGHKVTLVSDTALEDSLAESLKFEGEEFSRAPVVTVMGHVDHGKTSLLDYIRRAKVAAGEAGGITQHIGAYHVETDRGMVTFLDTPGHAAFTAMRARGAKATDIVILVVAADDGVMPQTIEAVQHAQAAGVPLVVAVNKIDKPGADLDRIRSELATHGVTPEDWGGDTPFVPVSAKVGTGVDELLEAVLLQAEVLELKATPSAPGRGVVVESRLDKGRGPVATVLVQDGTLRQGDMVLVGSNYGRVRAMLDENGKPIKEAGPAIPVEILGLDGTPDAGDEMSVVADEKKAREVALFRQGKFREVKLARAHAGKLENIFESMGQEEKKTLNIVLKSDVRGSLEALQGALNGLGNDEVQVRVVGGGVGGITESDANLALASNAVLFGFNVRADAGARKIVEQEGLDMRYYNVIYDIIEDVKKALTGMLGSDVRENILGVAEVRDVFRSPKFGAIAGCMVIEGSVHRNRPIRVLREDIVIFEGELESLRRFKDDASEVRAGMECGIGVKSYNDVKVGDKIEVFEKVQVARSL; this is encoded by the coding sequence ATGACGCAAGTCACGGTGAAACAACTGGCCGATGAGGTCAAAACACCGGTAGAGCGCCTGTTGCAGCAGATGCGTGAGGCAGGTCTGCCGCACACCGCCGCCGAGGAGCATGTCAGCGACAGCGAAAAGCAGTCGCTGCTGACTCACTTGAAGAGCAGCCACAAGGCGAAAGTGGAAGAACCGCGCAAGATCACCTTGCAGCGCAAGACCACCAGCACCCTGCGTGTTGCCGGCAGCAAGAGCATCAGTGTTGAAGTACGCAAGAAGAAAGTCTTCGTACAGCGCAGCCCGGAAGAAATCGAAGCCGAGCGCAAGCGCGAGCAGGAAGAACGTCGCGCCGTAGAAAATGCGGCCCGTCAGAAGGCGGAAGAAGAAGCCAAGCGCCGCGCCGAAGAAGAAGCGCGTCGCCAGCCTGCGCCTGCGCCGGTGGTCGAGCCTGTGGTCGAAGCGGTCGCCGCTCCGGCCGAAGTCGACGAGCCAGTGCGTGAAGCAGCACCGGCTGCCGCGCCGGCCCCTGCCGCCGACACCCGCAAGCGCGAAGAGCCACGTCGTTCCGACAAGTCCCGTGGCGACGAAAACCGTCGTGGCGACGGCGAGCGCAAGAACGCTCCGCATCGCGCTTCGGTCAAGGAAAAGGCGCCGGCTGTACGCGTTGCTCCACGTACCACCGACGAGGAAAGCGATGGCTTCCGTCGTGGCGGTCGCGGCGGTGGCAAGGCCAAGCCGAAGAAACGCAACGCTCACGGTTTCCAGAGCCCTACCGGGCCTGTGGTACGTGACGTGAAGATCGGCGAGACCATCACTGTGGCCGACCTGGCTCAGCAGATGTCGGTCAAGGCTGCCGAAATCATCAAGTTCATGTTCAAGCTGGGTACTCCGGCGACGATCAACCAGGTTCTGGACCAGGAAACGGCCCAGCTGGTGGCCGAGGAACTGGGCCACAAGGTGACCCTGGTCAGCGATACCGCCCTGGAAGATTCCCTGGCCGAGTCGCTGAAGTTCGAAGGTGAGGAATTCTCCCGCGCGCCAGTCGTGACCGTCATGGGTCACGTTGACCACGGTAAGACCTCGCTGCTCGACTACATCCGTCGTGCCAAGGTTGCCGCTGGCGAAGCCGGTGGTATTACCCAGCACATCGGTGCGTACCACGTGGAAACCGACCGCGGCATGGTCACCTTCCTCGACACCCCGGGTCACGCCGCGTTTACCGCGATGCGTGCCCGTGGTGCCAAGGCGACCGACATCGTGATCCTGGTGGTCGCGGCCGACGACGGTGTGATGCCTCAAACCATCGAAGCCGTCCAGCATGCCCAGGCAGCTGGCGTGCCGCTGGTTGTCGCGGTGAACAAGATCGACAAGCCGGGTGCCGACCTCGATCGCATCCGCAGCGAGCTGGCGACCCACGGCGTGACCCCGGAAGATTGGGGTGGCGATACTCCGTTCGTTCCGGTCTCGGCGAAAGTCGGTACTGGCGTCGACGAACTGCTCGAAGCGGTCCTGCTGCAGGCCGAGGTCCTGGAACTCAAGGCAACGCCTTCCGCTCCTGGCCGCGGTGTCGTGGTTGAATCGCGTCTCGACAAGGGCCGCGGTCCGGTCGCCACTGTCCTGGTTCAGGACGGTACGCTGCGCCAGGGCGACATGGTCCTGGTCGGCTCGAACTATGGCCGCGTGCGCGCCATGCTCGACGAGAACGGCAAGCCAATCAAGGAAGCCGGCCCGGCGATCCCGGTCGAGATCCTCGGCCTGGACGGCACTCCGGATGCGGGCGACGAGATGAGCGTGGTGGCTGACGAGAAGAAAGCTCGTGAAGTCGCGCTGTTCCGCCAAGGCAAGTTCCGCGAAGTCAAACTGGCTCGCGCACATGCCGGCAAGCTGGAAAACATCTTCGAAAGCATGGGCCAGGAAGAGAAGAAGACGCTTAACATCGTCCTCAAGTCCGACGTCCGTGGTTCGTTGGAAGCGCTGCAAGGCGCGCTCAACGGTCTGGGTAACGACGAAGTGCAAGTGCGCGTCGTCGGTGGCGGTGTCGGTGGTATCACCGAGTCCGACGCCAACCTGGCACTGGCCTCCAACGCTGTACTGTTCGGCTTCAACGTGCGTGCCGATGCTGGCGCACGGAAGATCGTCGAGCAGGAAGGTCTGGATATGCGTTACTACAACGTGATCTACGACATCATCGAAGACGTGAAGAAGGCCCTGACCGGTATGCTGGGCAGCGACGTTCGGGAGAACATCCTGGGCGTGGCCGAAGTCCGCGACGTATTCCGTTCGCCTAAGTTCGGCGCCATCGCCGGCTGCATGGTGATCGAGGGTAGCGTGCACCGTAACCGTCCGATCCGCGTACTGCGTGAAGACATCGTGATCTTCGAAGGCGAGCTGGAATCCCTGCGCCGCTTCAAGGATGACGCTTCCGAAGTCCGTGCCGGCATGGAATGTGGTATCGGTGTGAAGAGCTACAACGACGTCAAGGTCGGTGACAAGATCGAAGTCTTCGAGAAGGTTCAGGTTGCTCGCAGCCTCTGA